A stretch of Campylobacter showae DNA encodes these proteins:
- a CDS encoding 23S rRNA (pseudouridine(1915)-N(3))-methyltransferase RlmH, whose translation MEISVFCIQKSKRENFENEIKEYAKMSSKFAKISDVVIFNDKIAKAQSKGRDEALKAYDEVYEPNLNGFCVALDEAGREFNSEEFAKLISDKAQISFFIGGAYGLSQNFKQKTDAVVSLSRMTMAHKIAKLMLHEQIFRALCINANHPYHK comes from the coding sequence TTGGAAATTTCCGTGTTTTGCATCCAAAAGTCAAAACGTGAAAATTTTGAAAACGAGATCAAAGAGTACGCGAAAATGTCGTCGAAATTCGCCAAAATTTCAGACGTCGTTATCTTTAACGACAAAATCGCCAAAGCCCAAAGCAAAGGGCGAGATGAGGCGCTAAAAGCCTACGACGAGGTTTATGAGCCAAATTTAAACGGCTTTTGCGTGGCTCTTGACGAAGCGGGTCGCGAATTTAACAGCGAGGAGTTTGCCAAACTCATCTCGGACAAGGCTCAAATTTCGTTTTTTATCGGCGGAGCTTACGGGCTGAGCCAAAATTTTAAACAAAAAACCGACGCCGTCGTTAGCCTAAGCCGCATGACGATGGCGCACAAGATCGCTAAACTTATGCTTCACGAGCAGATTTTCAGAGCTCTTTGCATAAACGCGAACCACCCATATCACAAATAA
- the accD gene encoding acetyl-CoA carboxylase, carboxyltransferase subunit beta — protein sequence MSFLDIFSKTRKQQSAPSEAPAHWVKCDSCHSLMYYKEVEANFNVCPKCGFHMRLAADKRIAMICDEGSFVELDTKLKPVDPIKFVDKKSYKKRISENEEKTGRSSAVICGEAKIDGMNVQLAVFDFGFMGGSLGSVEGEKIVRAVKRSLDKKQPLIIVSASGGARMQESTFSLMQMSKTSAALKLLDEAKVPYISVLTDPTMGGVSASFAWLGDVIIAEPGALIGFAGQRVIKQTIGADLPEGFQRSEFLLEHGLIDAIVERKEHKQFLSDMIRLLSNNPAYAAKQPSAQSLDDEE from the coding sequence ATGAGCTTTTTAGATATTTTTTCCAAAACAAGAAAGCAACAATCCGCTCCTAGCGAGGCTCCGGCGCACTGGGTCAAATGCGACAGCTGTCACTCGCTGATGTATTACAAAGAGGTCGAGGCAAATTTTAACGTCTGTCCAAAGTGCGGTTTTCACATGAGATTAGCCGCCGATAAGAGGATAGCGATGATCTGCGACGAAGGCAGTTTCGTCGAGCTTGATACCAAGCTAAAGCCCGTCGATCCGATCAAATTCGTCGATAAAAAATCCTATAAAAAACGTATAAGCGAAAACGAGGAAAAGACGGGCAGAAGCTCGGCCGTGATCTGCGGCGAAGCCAAGATAGACGGCATGAATGTACAGCTAGCGGTTTTTGATTTTGGCTTTATGGGCGGCTCTTTAGGCTCGGTCGAGGGCGAAAAGATCGTGCGCGCCGTAAAAAGATCGCTCGATAAAAAACAGCCTCTCATAATCGTTTCGGCTTCGGGCGGAGCGAGGATGCAGGAGAGTACGTTTTCGCTAATGCAGATGTCAAAGACTTCCGCCGCGCTAAAGTTGCTTGACGAGGCTAAGGTGCCCTATATATCGGTCCTAACCGATCCTACGATGGGCGGAGTGAGCGCGTCTTTCGCGTGGCTGGGCGATGTCATCATCGCAGAGCCTGGCGCTCTCATAGGATTTGCCGGGCAGCGCGTTATCAAACAAACCATCGGAGCTGATTTGCCTGAGGGCTTTCAAAGGTCTGAGTTTTTGCTAGAGCACGGCCTAATAGACGCCATAGTCGAGCGCAAAGAGCATAAGCAGTTTTTAAGCGATATGATAAGGCTGCTCTCAAACAACCCGGCCTACGCCGCTAAGCAGCCGAGCGCTCAAAGCTTGGACGACGAGGAATAA
- the rimP gene encoding ribosome maturation factor RimP produces the protein MQNLENLISQCGVQLYDVEVANENGRAIYRIYIAKPGGVNLDDCEKVSRILSPIFDVEPPLTGDYVLEVSSPGLERKLEKPSHFILSIGELAKISAEVDGENKKLKGKILSADDEEISFESEGQILKIKIANIKKAKTYIEW, from the coding sequence ATGCAAAATCTTGAAAATCTGATCTCGCAGTGCGGCGTGCAGCTCTACGACGTCGAGGTCGCGAACGAAAACGGCAGAGCCATTTATAGGATCTACATCGCAAAGCCCGGCGGCGTAAATTTGGACGACTGCGAAAAGGTTTCGCGCATACTCTCGCCGATATTTGACGTCGAGCCGCCGCTTACCGGAGACTACGTACTAGAGGTTAGCTCGCCCGGACTTGAGCGAAAGTTAGAAAAACCGAGCCATTTTATCTTGAGTATCGGTGAACTGGCTAAAATTTCAGCCGAAGTAGACGGCGAAAACAAAAAACTAAAAGGCAAAATTTTATCCGCCGACGATGAAGAAATATCGTTTGAGAGCGAAGGTCAAATTTTAAAAATAAAAATCGCGAATATAAAAAAGGCAAAAACCTATATCGAGTGGTAA
- the rbfA gene encoding 30S ribosome-binding factor RbfA, which produces MNPSEIKRLRTQSVLKELLPEALSTLEDELLRGLCVTDVECKKGRYDAFVYLDKMMFDEREQAYILDRLKRVSKHLQNHCMAAEGWYRAPNFHFKFDDRLEYQNHMDDLFEKISEDLNKNAKS; this is translated from the coding sequence ATGAACCCCTCGGAGATAAAACGTCTGCGCACGCAAAGCGTGTTAAAAGAGCTACTACCCGAAGCTCTATCTACGCTCGAGGACGAGCTTTTACGCGGACTTTGCGTAACCGACGTCGAGTGCAAAAAGGGCAGATACGACGCGTTCGTTTATCTAGATAAAATGATGTTTGACGAGCGCGAGCAGGCATATATACTAGACCGCCTAAAGCGAGTATCAAAGCACCTACAAAACCACTGCATGGCGGCCGAGGGCTGGTATAGAGCGCCGAATTTTCACTTCAAATTCGACGACAGACTCGAGTACCAAAACCACATGGACGATTTATTTGAAAAAATCTCAGAGGATCTAAACAAAAATGCAAAATCTTGA
- the infB gene encoding translation initiation factor IF-2, producing MGTVRISEIANELGYNSKEVLEKAIELGLKVKTHSSGVSPEEAAALYTYIQTGEIPEALKKKPEKKKPTVKKAETKESKEEKESKPKEAKKPSAAKEEKPLPKEKVETKSDEKSEKEQKIATQKPAEKASEPKTPAAPKEEPKAESTAVEPVQPKESLADVSLQKRRGLVIVKKKKDEQPAPRTSERKESAPALNLESMFKFSDEKIERKKKKEKKPVIATKKDGATKMDLLGDRDMADIVIEDEDVVILPDFSVRTQTPEPQKTRQPANTSYKPVLNTSVSSFLEQGTARRPRKKHKKSQRADHNGEAVTYVEIPKEIRLYEFADKINKQPSEIIGKLFMLGMMTTKNDFLDEDAIEILADEFGIEVNIVDTQEAFDYVKAYDEEEEQLDDANLTVRAPVITIMGHVDHGKTSLLDYIRSSRVAAGEAGGITQHVGAYMVNKNGKNITFIDTPGHEAFTAMRARGAKITDIVIIVVAADDGVKPQTKEAVSHAKAAGVPIIIAINKMDKEAANPDKVKSELAELDILSTDWGGTYEFVPISAKTGMGIDDLLEIVLLQAEILELKANAKANAKAAIIESSQQKGRGPVATVIVENGTLRVGDIVVAGIAYGKIRTITDDQGKILKEIKPGECGVIMGLSEIPEAGETLISVKTDKEAREYAQKKAEYLRQKELSKTTKVSLEELSEKIAEGELKSLPVIVKADVGGSLEAIKASLEKLRNDEIKVNIIHSGVGGITQSDVELARASENSVILGFNIRPTGEVKEKAKESGVEIKTYNVIYNLIDDVKAILSGLMSPVIHEEQLGQAQVRQVINVPKVGAIAGCMVTEGTINRGAKIRLIRNGVVVHEGTVSSLKRFKDDVREVARGFECGVGIDGYNDIREGDYIESFKEVEEQASL from the coding sequence ATGGGGACTGTTCGAATTTCAGAGATAGCAAATGAGCTCGGCTACAATAGCAAAGAGGTTTTAGAAAAGGCTATTGAGCTTGGGCTAAAGGTCAAAACGCACTCAAGCGGCGTTAGTCCTGAAGAAGCGGCGGCGCTATACACCTACATCCAAACTGGCGAGATCCCCGAAGCTCTCAAGAAAAAACCGGAAAAGAAAAAACCGACCGTCAAAAAGGCGGAAACTAAAGAGAGCAAAGAGGAAAAAGAGAGCAAACCTAAAGAGGCCAAAAAACCAAGCGCCGCAAAAGAAGAAAAGCCTTTGCCGAAAGAAAAAGTAGAAACAAAAAGCGACGAAAAATCTGAAAAAGAACAAAAAATAGCCACTCAAAAACCGGCCGAAAAAGCGTCAGAACCAAAAACTCCAGCAGCGCCAAAAGAGGAACCGAAGGCCGAGTCTACAGCCGTCGAGCCGGTTCAGCCAAAAGAAAGCCTGGCCGACGTTAGCCTACAAAAAAGACGCGGCCTAGTTATCGTAAAAAAGAAAAAAGACGAGCAACCAGCGCCTAGGACAAGCGAGAGAAAAGAGTCTGCGCCGGCACTAAATTTGGAAAGTATGTTTAAATTTAGCGACGAAAAAATCGAGCGCAAAAAGAAAAAAGAGAAAAAACCGGTCATCGCAACCAAAAAAGACGGCGCTACAAAGATGGATCTACTCGGCGACCGCGACATGGCCGACATCGTGATCGAGGATGAGGACGTGGTTATATTGCCTGATTTTTCCGTACGAACGCAAACCCCGGAGCCTCAAAAAACAAGACAACCTGCAAATACCAGCTACAAACCGGTACTAAATACATCGGTAAGTTCATTTCTAGAGCAAGGCACTGCGCGCAGGCCTCGCAAAAAACATAAAAAATCACAACGCGCCGACCATAACGGCGAAGCAGTAACCTACGTCGAGATACCAAAAGAGATCCGTCTTTACGAATTTGCCGACAAGATCAACAAGCAACCGAGCGAAATCATCGGCAAGCTCTTTATGCTAGGCATGATGACGACCAAAAACGACTTCCTAGACGAGGATGCGATAGAAATTTTAGCCGATGAATTCGGTATCGAGGTAAATATCGTCGATACGCAAGAAGCATTTGACTACGTTAAAGCCTACGACGAAGAAGAGGAGCAGCTGGATGATGCAAATTTGACCGTCCGAGCTCCGGTTATCACCATCATGGGTCACGTCGACCACGGCAAAACCTCTCTACTAGACTACATCAGAAGCTCGCGAGTAGCAGCAGGCGAAGCTGGCGGCATCACGCAGCACGTAGGCGCCTATATGGTAAATAAAAACGGCAAAAACATTACCTTTATCGATACTCCGGGCCACGAGGCTTTCACAGCTATGCGCGCTAGAGGAGCCAAGATCACCGATATCGTTATCATCGTGGTCGCAGCCGACGACGGCGTAAAACCGCAGACCAAAGAGGCCGTGAGCCACGCAAAAGCCGCCGGCGTACCGATCATCATCGCGATAAACAAGATGGATAAAGAGGCTGCAAACCCCGACAAAGTAAAAAGCGAACTAGCAGAGCTGGATATCCTATCTACCGACTGGGGCGGCACGTACGAGTTCGTACCGATCTCCGCAAAAACAGGTATGGGTATAGACGATCTGCTTGAGATCGTACTCTTGCAGGCTGAAATTTTAGAGCTAAAAGCAAACGCAAAAGCAAACGCAAAAGCCGCTATAATAGAAAGCTCTCAGCAAAAAGGCCGCGGTCCGGTAGCTACGGTTATCGTAGAAAACGGTACTCTAAGAGTCGGCGATATCGTGGTCGCAGGCATCGCATACGGCAAGATAAGAACGATAACCGACGATCAAGGTAAAATTTTAAAAGAGATAAAACCTGGCGAATGCGGCGTGATAATGGGACTTAGCGAAATTCCTGAAGCTGGTGAAACGCTAATAAGCGTCAAAACCGACAAAGAAGCCCGTGAATACGCACAGAAAAAGGCCGAATATTTGCGCCAAAAAGAGCTCAGCAAGACTACCAAAGTAAGCCTAGAGGAGCTTAGCGAGAAGATCGCCGAGGGCGAGCTAAAATCGCTCCCTGTCATCGTAAAAGCCGACGTTGGCGGCTCGCTAGAAGCCATCAAGGCAAGCCTAGAAAAACTTCGCAACGACGAGATAAAAGTAAATATCATCCACTCGGGCGTGGGCGGCATTACCCAAAGCGATGTGGAGTTGGCCAGAGCGAGCGAAAACTCCGTGATTTTAGGCTTTAACATAAGGCCGACGGGCGAAGTGAAAGAAAAAGCCAAAGAAAGCGGCGTCGAGATCAAAACCTATAACGTCATCTATAACCTGATCGACGACGTCAAGGCGATCCTAAGCGGTCTAATGTCGCCTGTCATCCACGAGGAGCAGCTCGGCCAAGCACAAGTACGCCAAGTCATCAACGTCCCTAAGGTAGGCGCGATCGCAGGCTGCATGGTAACCGAAGGCACGATAAACCGCGGCGCGAAAATCCGCCTGATCAGAAACGGCGTGGTCGTACACGAGGGTACGGTAAGCTCGCTAAAACGCTTCAAAGACGACGTGAGAGAGGTTGCTCGCGGCTTTGAGTGCGGCGTGGGCATAGACGGCTACAACGACATCAGAGAGGGCGACTACATTGAGAGCTTTAAAGAAGTAGAGGAGCAAGCTAGCCTATGA
- a CDS encoding DUF448 domain-containing protein, with translation MAQKFIPIRTCVVCKKRFEQQILRRYRLINSSLFFGNGNGRSFYLCEECLKKDEKILRKSLGRVAGSFIATLQNGQNLKEILLNGDCSNFRDSK, from the coding sequence ATGGCTCAAAAATTTATCCCTATCAGGACGTGCGTAGTCTGCAAAAAGCGCTTTGAACAGCAAATTTTGCGTAGATACAGACTGATAAATTCTTCGCTATTTTTCGGAAACGGAAACGGACGCAGCTTTTATCTTTGCGAGGAATGTCTAAAAAAAGACGAGAAAATTTTAAGAAAATCGCTCGGAAGAGTCGCAGGCAGCTTTATAGCGACGCTACAAAACGGGCAAAATTTAAAGGAGATACTCTTAAATGGGGACTGTTCGAATTTCAGAGATAGCAAATGA
- the thrB gene encoding homoserine kinase, with protein MQILVPATSANIGPGFDALGLALELHNTVEITRANFASVSILGEGKDNALLKKNNIFLSIFNEIYVKLTGKKDTFRMIFTNQIPFSRGLGSSSAVITSAIAAAYAAAGFKADKSAILNQALVYENHPDNIAPATLGGFVSSVVENGKVKSLKKPLSADIKAVIVIPDKPMSTNESRAKLPKNFTMGECVSNLSHAAFLTACFFSENYELLRTAAKDVMHEQIRMQSLPELFEVRKIAYENGALLSTLSGSGSSFLNIVYAGDTANLKQKLQDKFKSFRVEIFNFDNDGIKILQS; from the coding sequence TTGCAAATTTTAGTTCCCGCCACGAGCGCAAACATTGGCCCCGGTTTTGACGCTCTAGGACTTGCTTTAGAGCTACATAACACAGTCGAGATAACGAGGGCAAATTTCGCCTCGGTAAGCATTTTAGGCGAAGGTAAAGACAACGCGCTTCTTAAAAAAAACAACATTTTTTTATCTATTTTCAATGAAATTTACGTCAAACTAACGGGCAAAAAAGATACTTTTCGCATGATTTTTACCAATCAAATTCCTTTCTCTCGCGGCCTTGGCAGCTCCTCTGCAGTTATCACTTCAGCCATTGCAGCAGCCTACGCGGCGGCTGGATTTAAGGCGGATAAAAGCGCGATTTTAAACCAGGCTCTAGTTTACGAAAACCACCCCGACAACATCGCTCCGGCGACGCTTGGCGGCTTTGTTAGCTCCGTCGTTGAAAACGGCAAGGTAAAATCTCTAAAAAAACCTTTAAGCGCTGATATAAAAGCCGTCATCGTGATCCCCGACAAGCCCATGAGCACAAATGAATCGCGCGCCAAGCTACCTAAAAATTTCACTATGGGCGAGTGCGTTAGCAACCTCTCTCACGCCGCATTTCTCACGGCTTGCTTTTTTAGCGAAAATTACGAACTTTTAAGAACGGCGGCAAAAGACGTCATGCACGAACAAATCCGCATGCAAAGCCTACCCGAGCTCTTTGAAGTGCGCAAGATAGCTTACGAAAACGGTGCGCTTTTAAGCACGCTTTCTGGCAGCGGATCGAGCTTTTTAAATATAGTTTACGCGGGCGATACGGCAAATTTAAAACAAAAACTGCAAGATAAATTTAAGAGCTTTCGAGTTGAAATTTTTAATTTTGACAACGACGGGATAAAAATCCTACAAAGCTAA
- the lpxC gene encoding UDP-3-O-acyl-N-acetylglucosamine deacetylase, which produces MKQTTIKSAVEGVGIGLHKGEPIKITLEPLGANSGIIFYRKDLGVSFKAEPKNVINTQMATVIGGKEGYISTIEHLLSAINGYGIDNVRIVLDANEVPVMDGSAISYCMMLDEAGTAELDADKKVIVIKRPVEVNKNGKFARVTPSNNPKLDFTIKFAHPIIGEQNYVFEFSKQAYIEEIARARTFGFLKDVQMLRAQNLALGGSLDNAVVIDDNKILNPEGLRFENEFVRHKILDAIGDLSLMGAPLMADYTSFAGSHELNHELTLAILSDDKNYEIVTLKGDFAREYQKVFA; this is translated from the coding sequence TTGAAACAAACAACTATAAAATCAGCCGTAGAAGGCGTAGGTATCGGGCTTCACAAGGGCGAGCCGATAAAAATCACGCTTGAACCGCTCGGGGCAAATTCGGGAATAATATTTTACAGAAAAGACCTCGGAGTGAGCTTTAAAGCAGAGCCGAAAAACGTGATAAACACTCAAATGGCAACCGTAATCGGCGGCAAAGAGGGCTACATTTCGACGATCGAGCACCTGCTAAGCGCGATAAACGGCTACGGCATCGACAACGTCCGTATCGTCCTGGACGCCAACGAGGTGCCGGTCATGGACGGCTCGGCGATAAGCTACTGCATGATGCTGGATGAAGCCGGCACAGCGGAGCTTGACGCAGATAAAAAGGTAATCGTAATCAAACGCCCGGTAGAAGTAAATAAAAACGGAAAATTCGCCAGAGTAACGCCGTCGAATAACCCAAAATTAGACTTTACTATCAAATTTGCCCACCCGATAATCGGCGAGCAAAACTACGTGTTTGAGTTTAGCAAACAAGCCTACATTGAGGAGATCGCACGCGCTAGGACGTTTGGATTTTTAAAAGACGTACAGATGTTAAGAGCGCAAAATTTAGCCCTCGGCGGTAGCCTAGATAACGCCGTGGTTATCGACGATAATAAAATTTTAAATCCTGAAGGCCTGCGCTTTGAAAACGAATTCGTTCGTCATAAAATTTTAGACGCGATCGGCGATCTAAGCCTGATGGGTGCGCCATTGATGGCTGATTATACAAGCTTTGCGGGCAGTCACGAGCTAAACCACGAGCTAACGCTAGCTATCCTAAGCGACGATAAAAACTACGAAATCGTCACGCTAAAAGGCGATTTCGCACGCGAATATCAAAAGGTATTTGCATAA
- a CDS encoding M23 family metallopeptidase: protein MRRRGNPNLIFFGVIILLLVAAVAFLFTSKTFEREAPNIAISDQIYWNLTSPLPIKITDEGGVKSVKISLVDEKGSVNLLTQKFEAPSEIVDLNLTFPKTGFGAQKDIYNIVIEATDTSKWGFFLGNTQKKEVKITVDNKKPDVNILNHSYAITKGGSATVVFKATDEMLKEVYIETNYGKKFIPSKFVKDGYYASLVAWPAQQGSFSADVVALDAAGNITKSKIRFFYQDKKYRISKIKLDGQSRFLNEKIPELAQQYAKNYDAMSNLEKMKFVNENLREANEKIISQIAAKVEIDAAENFSVNKFYPLKNGKAVASFGDHRYYTFEDKDVSESWHMGIDLASTQKADIVASNDGIVEFAAENGIYGRNVLINHGFGLFSLYGHCSSLNVKAGDSVKAGDIIANTGVTGLAMGDHLHFGMLVQGIEVRPEEWMDNGWMKDNVTGVLSAAKKMVE, encoded by the coding sequence ATGAGAAGACGCGGCAATCCAAATTTGATATTTTTCGGCGTTATTATTTTACTTTTAGTTGCGGCGGTAGCTTTTTTATTTACATCAAAAACATTTGAGCGCGAAGCCCCAAACATCGCCATCTCAGATCAAATTTACTGGAACCTAACCTCGCCTCTACCGATCAAGATAACCGACGAAGGCGGCGTAAAATCAGTTAAAATTTCACTCGTTGACGAAAAAGGCAGCGTAAATTTGCTAACTCAAAAATTTGAAGCGCCGTCTGAAATCGTAGATTTAAATTTGACCTTTCCCAAAACGGGATTTGGCGCGCAAAAAGACATCTACAACATCGTAATAGAGGCCACAGATACTAGCAAATGGGGATTTTTCCTCGGCAACACGCAAAAAAAAGAGGTCAAAATCACCGTCGATAACAAAAAACCCGACGTAAATATCCTAAATCACTCCTACGCCATCACCAAAGGCGGCAGCGCGACGGTCGTGTTTAAGGCGACTGATGAAATGCTAAAAGAGGTCTATATCGAGACAAATTACGGTAAAAAATTTATCCCGAGCAAATTCGTAAAAGACGGCTACTACGCCTCGCTAGTGGCTTGGCCGGCACAGCAAGGCTCGTTTAGCGCCGACGTCGTGGCGCTTGACGCGGCGGGAAACATAACCAAAAGCAAGATAAGATTTTTCTACCAAGATAAAAAATACCGCATTTCAAAGATAAAGCTAGACGGTCAAAGTAGATTTTTAAACGAAAAAATCCCCGAGCTAGCGCAACAATACGCTAAAAACTACGACGCAATGAGCAATCTGGAAAAAATGAAATTCGTAAATGAAAATCTCCGCGAGGCAAATGAGAAAATAATCTCACAAATCGCCGCAAAAGTAGAAATAGACGCTGCGGAAAACTTTAGCGTAAATAAATTTTATCCGCTAAAAAACGGCAAAGCCGTAGCAAGCTTCGGCGATCACAGATACTACACCTTTGAGGATAAAGACGTCAGCGAAAGCTGGCACATGGGTATCGACCTGGCCTCAACACAAAAAGCCGACATCGTCGCTAGCAATGACGGCATAGTCGAATTTGCCGCAGAAAACGGCATCTATGGGCGCAACGTCCTGATAAATCACGGATTTGGGCTATTTTCTCTCTACGGACACTGCAGCTCGCTAAACGTCAAAGCCGGCGACTCCGTCAAAGCCGGCGACATCATAGCAAACACCGGAGTTACGGGCCTAGCGATGGGCGATCACTTGCACTTTGGCATGCTAGTACAAGGCATAGAAGTGCGCCCGGAGGAGTGGATGGATAACGGCTGGATGAAGGATAACGTAACCGGCGTTTTAAGCGCGGCTAAAAAAATGGTCGAATAA
- a CDS encoding prephenate dehydrogenase, which yields MKIGIVGLGLIGGSLGLSLKNEKLISCVSGMDLSKEHEKQAMQLGLVHEILTLEQMKQKCDMIFLAIPVEGIIKIVKEFEGIGENTTIIDLGSTKQKIIEAVPESIRQNFIPAHPMAGTEYSGPTAAFSGLFKDAVVAICDFKESGEMHVKRSVELFSHLGMKIIFMSAAEHDHHASVISHLPHAISFSLASSVLKKENKKNIIALSGTGFNGMIRIAKSSPVMWTDIFKQNKQNLINSIDLFKKELDECENLIKNEKWDELREWMSEARKIREIL from the coding sequence ATGAAAATCGGTATCGTAGGCCTAGGACTCATCGGCGGCTCGCTAGGTCTTAGCCTAAAAAACGAAAAACTAATCAGCTGCGTTAGCGGCATGGATCTAAGCAAAGAGCACGAAAAACAGGCGATGCAGCTCGGCCTCGTGCATGAAATTTTAACCCTTGAGCAGATGAAGCAAAAGTGCGATATGATATTTCTAGCCATCCCAGTCGAAGGCATCATAAAAATCGTCAAAGAATTTGAAGGCATCGGCGAAAACACGACCATCATCGATCTTGGTAGCACTAAGCAAAAAATAATCGAAGCCGTACCCGAGAGCATCAGGCAAAATTTCATCCCCGCTCACCCGATGGCAGGCACCGAGTACTCCGGCCCTACTGCAGCTTTTTCGGGACTTTTTAAAGACGCCGTCGTAGCCATTTGCGACTTTAAAGAAAGCGGCGAGATGCACGTCAAGCGCTCGGTCGAGCTGTTTTCGCACCTGGGCATGAAGATCATTTTTATGAGCGCGGCGGAGCACGACCATCACGCCAGCGTCATCTCTCACCTACCCCACGCCATCAGCTTTTCGCTAGCTAGCAGCGTACTAAAAAAGGAAAACAAAAAAAATATCATCGCGCTAAGTGGCACGGGATTTAACGGCATGATCAGGATCGCCAAAAGCTCGCCCGTGATGTGGACGGATATCTTTAAACAAAACAAGCAAAATTTGATAAATTCGATAGACCTTTTCAAAAAAGAGCTGGACGAATGCGAAAATTTAATCAAAAACGAGAAGTGGGACGAGCTGCGAGAATGGATGAGCGAAGCTAGAAAAATACGCGAAATTTTATAA